From Marivirga harenae, one genomic window encodes:
- the rpoC gene encoding DNA-directed RNA polymerase subunit beta' — translation MAFKKNKKINTDFSKITISLASPESILESSHGEVTQPETINYRTYKPEMGGLFCERIFGPVKDWECHCGKYKRIRYKGIICDRCGVEVTEKKVRRERMGHIELVVPVAHIWYFKSLPNKIGYLLGLPTKKLDQIIYYERYVVIQPGVKEEDGIAHMDFLTEDEYLDILDKLPAENQKLDDDDPNKFIAKMGAESLDMLLNRIQLDELSYELRHQAATDTSQQRKAEALKRLRVVEAFRDARTRIENRPEWMIIRMVPVIPPELRPLVPLDGGRFATSDLNDLYRRVIIRNNRLKRLIDIKAPEVILRNEKRMLQEAVDSLFDNSRKVNAVRSDGNRALKSLSDMLKGKQGRFRQNLLGKRVDYSGRSVIVVGPELKMHECGLPKNMAAELFKPFIIRKLIERGIVKTVKSAKKIVDRKDPVVWDILENVMKGHPVLLNRAPTLHRLGIQAFQPKLIEGKAIQLHPLACTAFNADFDGDQMAVHVPLGHEAILEASTLMLSSHNILNPANGAPITVPSQDMVLGLYYVSKGRKSTKEEPVLGEGKVFYSAEEVIIAINEQKVSKHANIKLRTKVRNADGELETKIIETVAGRVIFNESVPAEVGYIDQLLTKKNLQGIIAHVYKLAGSAKTAKFLDDIKELGFQSAYKGGLSMGLGDIMVPEVKDTLVEQAKEEVDAVWNNYLMGLITDNERYNQVIDIWTRINSQLTNTLMQQLEEDNQGFNSIYMMMHSGARGSREQIRQLGGMRGLMAKPQKNLAGSVGGIIENPILSNFREGLDVIEYFISTHGARKGLADTALKTADAGYLTRRLVDVAQDVVVNEVDCGTLRGLTVSALKDNDEIVESLAERILGRVSVHDVYHPQTEELIVESGETITDDICDKIDEAIIEEVEIRSVLTCETQQGVCSKCYGRNLTTSKIAQKGDSVGVIAAQSIGEPGTQLTLRTFHVGGTASNIAVEATIKAKTAGVVEFEDLRAIQSTDDEGESRTVVMGRSGEIKIIDPKSKKVLMSNHVPYSATLKVKEGEKVEKDQELCFWNPYNAVILSEFEGVTEFESIEEGITYKEESDEQTGHREKVIIDTKDKTKNPAVIVNTKGQDPKTYNIPVGAHLSVDEGAKIKPGQILAKIPRSTSKSKDITGGLPRVTELFEARNPSNPAVVSEIDGVVTFGGIKRGNREIFIESKDGVKKRYLVSLSKHILVQDNDFVKAGYALSDGATTPSDILSIKGPTAVQEYIVNEIQEVYRLQGVKINDKHIEVIVRQMMQKVQVLESGDTTFLPNQVVDRFVFREENDRILDMKVVTEAGDSPNLKPGQIISARKLRDENSTLKRKDLKLVKTRDAEPAVSKPNLQGITQASLGTESFISAASFQETTKVLSEASIRGKADHLLGLKENVIVGHLIPAGTGLKDWTEMIVGSQEELDSMKESKVTEEKTEA, via the coding sequence ATGGCGTTCAAAAAAAATAAAAAGATTAACACTGACTTCTCTAAAATCACCATTAGTTTAGCTTCTCCAGAATCTATTTTGGAAAGCTCACACGGTGAAGTCACACAGCCAGAAACTATCAATTACAGAACTTATAAGCCGGAAATGGGTGGTTTGTTCTGTGAAAGAATATTCGGTCCGGTTAAAGACTGGGAATGTCATTGTGGGAAATATAAAAGAATCAGATACAAAGGCATTATCTGTGATAGATGTGGTGTTGAAGTAACTGAGAAAAAAGTACGTAGAGAAAGAATGGGTCACATCGAATTGGTTGTGCCTGTTGCTCATATCTGGTATTTCAAATCTTTACCTAACAAAATTGGTTATTTATTAGGTTTACCGACCAAAAAGCTTGACCAAATTATTTATTACGAAAGGTATGTTGTTATACAGCCTGGTGTAAAGGAAGAGGATGGAATTGCGCACATGGATTTCTTGACGGAAGATGAGTATTTAGATATTTTAGACAAGCTTCCTGCAGAAAATCAGAAGTTAGACGATGACGATCCTAACAAATTCATTGCCAAAATGGGTGCGGAATCATTGGATATGTTATTGAACAGAATCCAGTTGGATGAACTTTCTTACGAATTAAGACATCAAGCAGCTACTGATACTTCTCAGCAAAGAAAAGCAGAAGCTTTAAAAAGATTGAGAGTAGTTGAAGCTTTCCGTGATGCTAGAACAAGAATTGAAAACCGTCCTGAATGGATGATCATCAGAATGGTACCTGTTATTCCACCAGAATTGAGACCTTTGGTTCCATTAGATGGTGGTAGATTTGCTACTTCTGATTTAAATGATTTATACAGGAGAGTAATTATCAGAAATAATCGTCTTAAAAGATTGATCGATATCAAAGCTCCTGAAGTAATCCTTAGGAATGAAAAAAGGATGCTACAAGAAGCGGTTGATTCATTGTTCGATAATTCTAGAAAAGTAAATGCAGTAAGATCTGATGGAAACAGAGCCTTGAAATCTCTTTCTGATATGCTGAAAGGTAAGCAGGGTAGATTCCGTCAAAACTTGCTAGGTAAAAGGGTAGATTATTCAGGTCGTTCTGTTATTGTGGTAGGACCTGAATTGAAAATGCATGAATGTGGTTTACCTAAAAATATGGCTGCAGAGCTATTTAAGCCATTCATTATCCGTAAATTAATTGAAAGGGGTATTGTCAAAACTGTTAAATCAGCCAAAAAGATTGTTGACAGAAAGGATCCTGTGGTTTGGGATATCTTGGAGAACGTGATGAAAGGACATCCTGTCCTATTGAACAGAGCACCAACTCTTCACAGGTTAGGTATCCAGGCATTTCAGCCTAAATTAATTGAAGGAAAAGCAATCCAATTACACCCGTTAGCATGTACAGCATTTAATGCCGATTTTGATGGTGACCAGATGGCTGTTCATGTACCATTAGGACATGAAGCAATCTTGGAAGCTTCTACTTTAATGCTTTCTTCACATAATATTTTGAACCCAGCAAACGGGGCTCCTATTACTGTTCCTTCTCAGGATATGGTTCTAGGTTTATATTATGTATCCAAAGGTAGAAAATCTACGAAGGAGGAGCCTGTACTAGGTGAAGGAAAAGTATTCTATAGTGCAGAAGAAGTTATCATTGCTATCAATGAACAAAAAGTTTCGAAACATGCCAATATTAAATTAAGAACTAAAGTTCGTAATGCTGATGGTGAGCTTGAAACTAAGATAATAGAAACAGTTGCTGGTAGAGTTATTTTCAATGAAAGTGTGCCTGCTGAAGTTGGTTATATTGATCAATTATTGACTAAGAAAAACCTACAGGGTATTATCGCTCATGTTTATAAATTAGCAGGTTCAGCTAAAACTGCGAAATTCTTGGACGACATTAAAGAATTAGGATTCCAAAGTGCCTACAAAGGTGGTCTTTCAATGGGACTTGGTGATATTATGGTTCCAGAAGTAAAAGACACTTTAGTTGAACAAGCCAAAGAAGAAGTTGACGCAGTTTGGAATAACTACTTAATGGGTCTTATTACTGATAATGAGCGATACAATCAAGTAATTGATATTTGGACTAGAATTAACTCTCAATTGACTAATACTCTAATGCAACAATTAGAGGAAGATAATCAAGGGTTTAACTCTATCTATATGATGATGCACTCTGGTGCTCGTGGATCAAGAGAGCAAATCCGTCAGTTGGGTGGTATGAGAGGTTTGATGGCTAAGCCACAAAAAAATCTTGCCGGTTCTGTTGGTGGTATTATTGAAAACCCAATTCTATCTAACTTCCGTGAGGGGCTAGATGTAATTGAGTACTTTATTTCAACCCACGGTGCTAGAAAAGGTCTTGCAGATACTGCATTGAAAACAGCTGATGCTGGTTACTTAACAAGAAGACTTGTTGATGTTGCTCAGGATGTGGTTGTAAATGAAGTAGATTGCGGAACACTTAGAGGTCTTACAGTTTCGGCATTAAAAGATAATGACGAAATTGTTGAATCTTTAGCAGAAAGAATATTAGGTCGAGTAAGTGTGCATGATGTTTACCATCCACAAACTGAGGAGCTAATTGTAGAATCTGGTGAAACTATCACTGATGATATTTGCGATAAGATTGACGAGGCAATAATTGAGGAAGTTGAAATTAGATCTGTTTTAACTTGTGAAACTCAACAAGGGGTTTGTAGCAAGTGTTATGGAAGAAACCTAACTACTTCTAAAATTGCACAAAAAGGTGACTCAGTTGGTGTTATTGCAGCCCAATCTATTGGTGAACCAGGTACTCAGTTAACATTAAGAACCTTCCACGTTGGGGGTACTGCATCTAACATTGCTGTAGAAGCTACAATTAAAGCCAAAACTGCTGGTGTTGTAGAGTTCGAAGACTTAAGAGCAATTCAATCTACTGACGATGAAGGTGAATCAAGAACTGTTGTTATGGGTAGGTCTGGCGAAATTAAGATCATCGATCCTAAGAGCAAAAAGGTTTTAATGAGTAATCATGTTCCTTACAGTGCTACTCTTAAAGTTAAAGAAGGAGAGAAAGTAGAAAAAGATCAGGAACTTTGTTTCTGGAATCCATATAATGCGGTAATTCTTTCTGAATTCGAAGGTGTAACAGAATTTGAAAGCATAGAAGAAGGAATTACTTATAAAGAGGAATCTGATGAACAAACTGGCCACAGGGAAAAAGTTATTATTGATACAAAAGATAAAACTAAAAACCCTGCAGTTATAGTTAATACTAAAGGTCAGGACCCAAAAACTTACAATATCCCAGTTGGAGCTCACTTGTCAGTTGATGAAGGTGCAAAAATAAAACCAGGACAGATTTTGGCTAAAATACCAAGATCGACAAGTAAGTCTAAGGATATTACAGGGGGGCTTCCAAGGGTAACTGAGCTTTTTGAAGCAAGGAATCCTTCAAACCCCGCGGTAGTATCTGAGATTGACGGAGTAGTGACTTTTGGAGGTATCAAAAGAGGAAATAGAGAAATATTCATTGAATCGAAAGACGGTGTTAAGAAAAGATATTTAGTTTCTCTTTCTAAGCATATCTTAGTTCAAGATAATGACTTTGTTAAAGCAGGATATGCATTGTCTGATGGTGCAACTACTCCTTCTGATATCTTGTCTATTAAAGGTCCAACTGCAGTTCAGGAATATATTGTAAATGAGATTCAGGAAGTTTACCGATTACAAGGTGTGAAAATTAACGATAAGCACATTGAAGTAATTGTTAGACAAATGATGCAAAAGGTTCAAGTACTAGAATCAGGAGATACTACTTTCCTACCAAATCAAGTTGTTGATCGCTTTGTTTTCAGAGAAGAGAACGATAGGATTTTAGACATGAAAGTGGTGACTGAAGCAGGTGATTCGCCAAACTTAAAGCCAGGTCAAATTATTTCAGCTAGAAAACTCAGAGATGAAAATTCTACGCTGAAAAGAAAAGACTTGAAATTGGTAAAAACCAGAGATGCAGAACCTGCAGTTTCTAAGCCAAACTTGCAAGGAATAACCCAAGCATCTTTAGGTACTGAAAGCTTTATTTCAGCGGCATCATTCCAGGAAACTACAAAAGTTTTAAGTGAGGCTTCGATTAGAGGTAAAGCTGATCATTTGTTAGGTCTTAAAGAGAATGTAATTGTAGGACATCTAATCCCTGCAGGTACTGGTTTGAAAGATTGGACAGAAATGATTGTCGGTTCACAAGAGGAACTTGATAGCATGAAAGAAAGTAAAGTAACAGAAGAAAAGACTGAAGCTTAA
- the rplD gene encoding 50S ribosomal protein L4, whose protein sequence is MELSILKHTGEDTGRKVSLSDAIFDIEPNDHAIYLDVKQKMANARQGTHKSKERAEISGSTRKIKKQKGTGTARAGSIKSPIFKGGGRVFGPRPKDYSFKLNKKLKAVARKSALTYKAKDQMISVLEGFTFNEVKTKNYTEMLNKLSLDNKKTLLVLPEVDKNIVLSGRNIRNTQVTTVDSLNTYDVLHADQLLFVEGSLEKIENLFK, encoded by the coding sequence ATGGAGCTTTCAATTTTAAAACATACAGGCGAAGACACCGGAAGAAAAGTTTCTTTATCGGATGCCATCTTTGATATAGAGCCAAATGATCACGCTATTTATTTAGATGTGAAACAGAAAATGGCTAATGCGAGACAAGGAACGCATAAATCTAAAGAGAGAGCGGAAATTTCTGGGTCAACTAGGAAAATCAAAAAGCAAAAAGGTACTGGTACTGCACGTGCTGGTAGTATTAAGTCACCGATCTTTAAAGGTGGTGGTAGAGTATTCGGACCAAGACCAAAAGACTACAGCTTCAAATTAAATAAAAAGTTAAAAGCAGTTGCTAGAAAATCGGCTTTAACTTATAAAGCAAAGGATCAGATGATTTCTGTATTAGAGGGATTCACTTTTAATGAAGTGAAAACTAAGAACTATACGGAAATGCTGAACAAATTGTCTTTGGATAATAAAAAGACACTTTTGGTTCTTCCGGAGGTAGATAAAAACATTGTTTTGTCTGGAAGAAATATTAGGAATACGCAAGTAACTACAGTTGATTCATTAAATACGTATGATGTACTTCATGCTGATCAGTTGCTTTTCGTTGAAGGTTCTTTAGAGAAAATTGAAAACTTATTTAAGTAA
- the rplW gene encoding 50S ribosomal protein L23, which produces MSVLVKPLVTEKVSALNEKGKYGFVVDINANKIQIKAEVEKTYGVNVESINTMKYLGKQKSRYTKSRILTGRKPSFKKAIVTVAEGEVIDFYSEI; this is translated from the coding sequence ATGAGCGTTTTAGTTAAACCATTAGTAACGGAAAAAGTCTCAGCCCTCAACGAAAAAGGTAAATATGGATTTGTTGTAGATATCAATGCAAACAAAATCCAAATTAAAGCTGAGGTTGAAAAAACTTACGGTGTAAATGTAGAGAGTATAAATACCATGAAATATTTGGGAAAGCAGAAATCTCGTTACACTAAGTCTAGGATTCTTACTGGAAGAAAGCCTAGTTTCAAAAAAGCAATTGTAACTGTAGCAGAAGGAGAGGTAATCGATTTCTACAGCGAAATTTAA
- the rplC gene encoding 50S ribosomal protein L3, with protein sequence MSGIIGKKIGMTSIYGVDGRNVACTVIEAGPCVVTQVKKEETDGYSAIQLGYDERKEKNTPKALQGHFKNAQTTPKKKLAEFREYEGYDTFVDNYSLGQTVTISDVFEEGDFVDVAGSSKGKGFQGVVKRHGFGGVGQATHGQHNRQRAPGSIGGASYPARVFPGMRMAGRTGGERVKNTNLKVLKIIPEKNLLLVSGSIPGAKNSFVIIEK encoded by the coding sequence ATGTCTGGAATAATAGGAAAAAAAATCGGAATGACTAGTATCTACGGTGTCGATGGACGAAATGTCGCATGCACGGTGATAGAGGCTGGTCCTTGTGTGGTTACACAAGTAAAAAAAGAGGAGACCGATGGTTATTCTGCTATTCAATTGGGCTATGACGAGCGCAAGGAGAAGAATACACCAAAAGCATTGCAGGGGCATTTTAAAAATGCTCAAACAACGCCTAAGAAGAAACTAGCTGAGTTTCGTGAATACGAAGGTTACGACACTTTCGTGGATAACTATAGTTTAGGTCAGACAGTGACCATCAGCGATGTTTTTGAAGAAGGTGATTTTGTTGATGTTGCAGGTTCTTCCAAAGGTAAAGGATTCCAAGGTGTTGTAAAACGTCATGGTTTCGGTGGGGTTGGTCAAGCGACTCACGGTCAACATAATAGACAAAGAGCACCGGGTTCGATCGGTGGTGCTTCTTATCCGGCAAGAGTATTTCCGGGTATGCGTATGGCTGGTAGAACAGGTGGGGAGAGAGTTAAGAACACCAACTTAAAGGTGTTGAAGATTATCCCTGAGAAGAACTTACTATTAGTAAGTGGGTCAATACCAGGTGCTAAAAATTCATTTGTAATAATAGAGAAATAA
- the fusA gene encoding elongation factor G produces MARDLRLTRNIGIAAHIDAGKTTTTERILYYTGVSHKLGEVHDGAATMDWMEQEQERGITITSAATTVFWPYKDEEYHINIIDTPGHVDFTVEVNRSLRVLDGLVFLFSAVDGVEPQSETNWRLADNYNVSRLGFVNKMDRDGADFLNVCKQVKEMLGTKSVPLQLPIGAEGNFKGVVDLVEMKAFVWNDEDQGMTWEEIEIPADMQDEVSEYREHLLESVAEYDESLMEKYFEDPESITRDEVIAALRAATLDLAFVPMLCGSAFKNKGVQTLLNYVMELLPSPLDRDNIVGTNPDTDEKTSRKPTSEDPFAALAFKIATDPFVGRLCFVRSYSGTLDSGSYVFNTRTNKKERISRIFQMHANKQNQIDTLHAGDIAAVVGFKDIKTGDTLCNEKHKIVLESMTFPEPVIGYAIEPKTQADVDKMGMAIAKLVEEDPTLLVNTDEETGQTILRGMGELHLDIIMDRLKREFKVDINQGAPQVAYKEAISSLVDHKEVYKKQSGGKGKFADIVFKLSPAEPDEKGEIQPGLQFDNKITGGVIPKEFIPAIQKGFTEAMSNGPLAGYPIEAMKVELYHGSFHDVDSDALSFELAARIGFKEAAKKAGPQLLEPVMKVEVLTPEEYTGPVTGDLNKRRGLMKGMDPKGAAQVIRADVPLSELFGYVTDLRTISSGRATASLTFSHYDPVPRNIADEVIAKSKGETVK; encoded by the coding sequence ATGGCAAGAGATCTCAGACTAACACGTAATATAGGTATCGCAGCTCATATCGATGCCGGAAAAACTACTACTACAGAAAGGATTTTATACTATACTGGTGTAAGTCACAAATTAGGAGAGGTTCATGATGGTGCGGCCACTATGGACTGGATGGAACAGGAGCAAGAAAGAGGGATTACAATTACTTCTGCCGCGACAACTGTTTTCTGGCCTTACAAAGACGAAGAGTATCATATTAATATTATTGATACTCCAGGTCACGTTGATTTTACTGTAGAAGTAAACAGATCATTAAGAGTTTTGGATGGTTTAGTTTTCTTGTTTAGTGCGGTTGATGGTGTTGAACCTCAATCTGAAACTAACTGGAGACTGGCTGACAATTATAATGTTTCTAGGCTTGGTTTTGTTAATAAAATGGACCGAGACGGAGCAGACTTCTTAAACGTGTGTAAGCAAGTTAAGGAAATGTTAGGTACTAAGTCAGTTCCTTTACAATTACCTATCGGTGCAGAGGGTAATTTTAAAGGTGTTGTTGATTTAGTTGAAATGAAAGCCTTTGTTTGGAATGATGAAGATCAAGGGATGACATGGGAAGAGATAGAAATACCTGCAGATATGCAAGATGAGGTGAGCGAATATCGCGAGCACTTATTAGAATCTGTTGCAGAGTATGATGAGTCTTTAATGGAGAAATACTTTGAAGATCCTGAATCTATTACTAGAGATGAAGTAATCGCTGCTTTAAGAGCTGCTACTTTAGATTTAGCTTTTGTTCCGATGTTATGCGGTTCAGCATTCAAAAATAAAGGAGTTCAAACTTTATTGAACTATGTAATGGAATTATTACCTTCTCCATTAGATAGAGATAATATTGTTGGGACAAATCCTGATACAGATGAGAAAACAAGTAGAAAACCGACTTCTGAAGATCCTTTCGCAGCTCTAGCATTTAAGATTGCTACGGATCCATTTGTTGGACGCTTATGCTTTGTTAGGTCTTATTCTGGAACATTAGATTCTGGTTCTTATGTGTTTAACACAAGAACTAATAAGAAAGAAAGAATTTCAAGAATCTTCCAAATGCACGCAAACAAACAAAACCAAATTGATACGCTTCATGCTGGTGATATTGCTGCAGTTGTAGGGTTTAAAGATATTAAGACAGGTGATACGCTTTGTAACGAGAAACATAAAATTGTTCTTGAATCAATGACATTCCCTGAGCCAGTTATCGGTTATGCTATCGAACCTAAGACTCAAGCCGATGTGGATAAAATGGGTATGGCGATTGCAAAATTGGTAGAGGAAGATCCAACTTTATTGGTAAATACAGATGAAGAAACTGGTCAGACAATCCTAAGAGGAATGGGAGAGTTGCACTTGGATATCATCATGGATCGTTTGAAAAGAGAATTTAAAGTTGATATTAATCAAGGTGCTCCTCAGGTTGCTTACAAAGAAGCTATATCGAGCTTAGTAGATCACAAAGAGGTTTATAAGAAGCAATCAGGTGGTAAAGGTAAGTTTGCTGATATCGTATTTAAATTGTCTCCTGCTGAACCAGATGAAAAAGGTGAAATTCAACCTGGTTTGCAATTCGATAATAAAATCACTGGCGGTGTAATTCCTAAGGAATTTATTCCGGCAATTCAAAAAGGATTTACTGAGGCAATGTCAAATGGTCCTTTAGCTGGATATCCTATTGAGGCAATGAAAGTTGAATTATATCATGGTAGTTTCCATGATGTCGATTCAGATGCTTTATCTTTTGAGTTGGCAGCAAGAATTGGTTTTAAAGAAGCAGCTAAGAAGGCAGGACCTCAATTGTTAGAGCCTGTGATGAAGGTGGAAGTTCTTACTCCAGAAGAATACACTGGCCCTGTTACAGGCGATTTAAATAAAAGAAGAGGTTTGATGAAAGGGATGGATCCTAAAGGTGCTGCTCAGGTAATTAGAGCTGACGTTCCATTGTCTGAATTATTTGGATATGTTACTGACTTAAGAACCATTAGTTCTGGTAGAGCGACTGCATCCTTAACTTTTTCACACTATGACCCAGTTCCTCGAAATATTGCGGATGAAGTTATTGCAAAATCAAAAGGGGAGACTGTTAAATAA
- the rpsJ gene encoding 30S ribosomal protein S10, producing the protein MNQKIRIKLKSYDHNLVDKSSEKIVRAVKTTGAVVSGPIPLPTEKEIFTVLRSPHVNKKSREQYQLCTFKRLVDIYSNSAKTVDALMKLELPSGVDVEIKV; encoded by the coding sequence ATGAATCAAAAAATTAGAATAAAGTTAAAATCATACGATCACAATTTAGTAGACAAGTCTTCTGAGAAAATTGTGAGAGCTGTAAAGACAACAGGTGCAGTAGTGAGTGGTCCTATTCCTTTGCCTACTGAAAAAGAGATTTTTACAGTATTGCGTTCACCGCATGTGAATAAAAAATCACGTGAACAATATCAATTGTGTACTTTCAAAAGATTGGTTGATATTTATTCAAATAGTGCGAAAACCGTTGATGCTTTAATGAAACTTGAGCTTCCTAGTGGAGTTGATGTAGAGATTAAGGTGTAA
- the rpsL gene encoding 30S ribosomal protein S12, translated as MPTIQQLVKKGRKKLTSKSKSPALDSCPQRRGVCTRVYTTTPKKPNSAMRKVARVRLTNQKEVNAYIPGEGHNLQEHSIVLIRGGRVKDLPGVRYHIIRGALDTAGVNGRTQRRSKYGAKRPKK; from the coding sequence ATGCCTACTATACAACAATTAGTTAAAAAGGGTAGAAAGAAATTGACTTCAAAGTCAAAATCTCCTGCTTTGGATTCTTGCCCACAAAGAAGGGGTGTATGTACTCGTGTTTATACCACCACTCCTAAAAAGCCAAACTCAGCAATGAGAAAAGTGGCTAGGGTTAGGTTAACCAATCAAAAAGAAGTGAATGCGTACATCCCTGGTGAAGGTCACAACCTACAAGAACACTCAATAGTGTTGATTAGGGGTGGAAGAGTTAAAGATTTACCCGGTGTGAGATATCACATCATCAGGGGAGCATTGGATACTGCCGGTGTAAACGGACGTACTCAAAGAAGATCAAAATACGGAGCAAAAAGACCTAAGAAATAA
- a CDS encoding DUF3467 domain-containing protein, whose product MEEQKGNKKQQNQINIELPEDVAEGVYANLAMVAHSNSEFVIDFIRLMPGVPKAKVKSRVVVTPEHAKRLLNALKDNINKYEKNFGPIKQSEESPKFPMNFGSNVGEA is encoded by the coding sequence ATGGAGGAACAAAAAGGAAATAAGAAACAGCAGAATCAAATTAATATTGAGCTTCCTGAAGATGTAGCTGAAGGAGTTTATGCTAATTTGGCGATGGTGGCGCACTCTAATAGTGAATTTGTAATTGATTTTATTCGCTTAATGCCAGGAGTACCAAAAGCAAAAGTTAAGTCTAGAGTTGTAGTTACTCCAGAACATGCAAAAAGGTTGCTCAATGCATTAAAGGATAATATCAATAAGTACGAGAAAAATTTCGGACCTATTAAACAATCAGAGGAATCTCCGAAATTCCCAATGAATTTTGGGTCAAATGTTGGAGAAGCTTAA
- the rpsS gene encoding 30S ribosomal protein S19, which produces MARSLKKGPYIDFRLEKKVDNMNDSGKKSVIKTWSRRSMISPDFVGHTFAVHNGNKFIPVYVTENMVGHKLGEFSPTRNFRGHINKKDKGKR; this is translated from the coding sequence ATGGCTAGATCATTAAAAAAAGGACCTTATATCGACTTTCGTCTTGAGAAGAAAGTTGATAACATGAATGACTCCGGTAAGAAATCGGTTATCAAAACTTGGTCAAGAAGATCTATGATTTCTCCTGATTTTGTTGGTCATACTTTTGCAGTACATAACGGGAATAAGTTTATTCCAGTATATGTAACTGAAAACATGGTAGGACATAAACTAGGTGAATTTTCACCGACCAGAAATTTCAGGGGTCATATAAACAAAAAAGATAAAGGTAAGAGATAA
- the rplB gene encoding 50S ribosomal protein L2, whose translation MAVKKLRPVTAGQRYRLAPVYTELSKVAPEKSLLAPSKKSGGRNNSGRMTMRYLGGGHKQSLRIVDFKRNKFNIPAKVATLEYDPGRTAFIALLHYADGEKRYILAPNGLKVGDSIVSGKGIAPEVGNALPLSDIPLGTIIHNIEIKPGAGGAMSRSAGSYAQLLARDGKYATLKLPSGEMRLVLATCMATVGTVSNADHMIVKLGKAGRKRWLGRRPRTRAVVMNPVDHPMGGGEGRASGGHPRSRKGLLAKGLKTRTPKKYSNKLIIGKKK comes from the coding sequence ATGGCAGTTAAAAAATTAAGACCAGTTACAGCTGGACAAAGATATAGGTTAGCACCGGTTTATACCGAGCTTAGCAAGGTGGCTCCCGAAAAGTCATTGTTGGCTCCAAGTAAAAAATCAGGTGGAAGAAACAATTCAGGACGGATGACTATGCGCTACTTAGGTGGTGGGCATAAGCAGAGTTTGAGGATTGTTGACTTTAAAAGGAATAAGTTTAACATTCCTGCTAAAGTAGCTACTTTAGAGTATGATCCAGGAAGAACAGCTTTTATTGCATTGTTGCATTATGCTGATGGAGAGAAAAGATACATCTTGGCTCCCAATGGGTTGAAAGTAGGAGATAGCATTGTTTCAGGTAAAGGCATAGCACCAGAAGTGGGAAATGCATTACCATTATCGGATATACCTTTGGGTACCATTATCCATAATATTGAAATTAAGCCTGGTGCAGGTGGTGCTATGTCAAGAAGTGCAGGTTCTTATGCTCAATTGTTGGCCAGAGATGGTAAATATGCGACTTTGAAATTGCCTTCTGGTGAGATGAGATTGGTTTTAGCTACATGCATGGCCACAGTGGGAACTGTGTCAAATGCGGATCACATGATTGTGAAATTAGGTAAGGCTGGTCGTAAACGGTGGTTGGGAAGAAGACCTAGAACAAGAGCAGTTGTTATGAACCCAGTTGATCACCCGATGGGTGGTGGTGAAGGTAGAGCCTCAGGCGGTCACCCACGATCAAGAAAAGGTTTATTGGCTAAAGGTTTAAAAACCAGAACGCCTAAGAAATATTCCAATAAATTAATTATCGGTAAAAAGAAATAA
- the rpsG gene encoding 30S ribosomal protein S7 has product MRKAKPKKRYILPDPKFGDTLVTKFVNYLMVDGKKSIAYSIFYDALSMVEEKTKENGLEVWKKALSNISPAVEVKSRRVGGATFQVPLEVRPERKISLGIKWMITFARKRGEKTMTERLAGEVIAASKGEGAAIKKKDDTHRMAEANKAFSHFRF; this is encoded by the coding sequence ATGAGGAAAGCAAAACCAAAAAAACGATATATTCTTCCAGATCCTAAGTTTGGGGATACTTTGGTAACAAAGTTTGTGAACTACCTTATGGTGGATGGAAAGAAAAGTATTGCTTACAGCATTTTCTATGATGCATTAAGTATGGTAGAAGAAAAAACAAAAGAGAACGGATTGGAAGTTTGGAAAAAAGCTTTATCCAATATTTCTCCTGCTGTTGAAGTGAAAAGTAGAAGGGTTGGTGGAGCAACATTTCAAGTGCCTCTTGAGGTTCGTCCTGAAAGAAAGATTTCATTGGGAATCAAATGGATGATCACTTTCGCACGAAAAAGAGGTGAAAAAACCATGACCGAACGTTTAGCCGGTGAAGTCATCGCTGCTTCCAAAGGTGAAGGAGCTGCTATCAAAAAGAAGGATGATACGCACAGAATGGCTGAAGCAAATAAAGCATTTTCTCATTTTAGATTTTAA